CCGAGGCCATGCCCGCGCCGCGGGACGTCATGGCGGCACTGCGAGAGCCCGGCATCGCAGTCATCGCCGAGGTCAAGCGCGCCAGCCCGTCGAAGGGGCAGCTGGCGGCCATCGCCGACCCGGCCGAACTCGCCTGTTCCTACGCCGAGGGCGGTGCCCGCGCGATCAGTGTGCTGACCGAGCAGCGCCGGTTCAACGGCTCGCTGGCCGACCTCGACGCGGTGCGCGCCGCGGTGTCGATACCGGTCCTGCGCAAGGACTTCATCGTGCGGCCTTACCAGATTCACGAAGCCCGCGCCCACGGCGCGGACATGCTGCTGCTGATCGTGGCGGCGCTCGAACAACAGGCGCTGGTGTCGATGCTCGATCGCACCGAGTCCCTCGGCATGACCGCCCTGGTCGAGGTGCACACCGAGGAAGAGGCCGACCGGGCCCTGACCGCCGGCGCGAAGGTGATCGGGGTCAACGCCCGCGACCTGCACACGCTGGAGGTCGACCGGGACTGCTTCGCGCGGATCGCGCCGGGCCTACCCACCGAGGTGGTCAAGATCGCCGAGTCCGGAGTGCGCGGCACCGCGGACCTGCTGGCCTACGCCGGAGCCGGTGCGGACGCCGTCCTGGTCGGTGAGGGACTGGTCACCAGTGGCGACCCCCGCGCGGCCGTTGCCGACTTGGTCAGTGCGGGTAAGCATCCGTCCTGCCCGAAGTCGGCCCGCTAGATGTCGGACACCGCCCAGCCTCCTCTTCCGCGTGCCAGCGCCGGAGTGGCCGAACCGAGCCGGCACGACCCGGACGCCCGCGGGCACTTCGGCGTCTACGGCGGCCGCTACGTCGCCGAGGCGTTGATGGCGGTCATCGAGGAGGTCACCGCCGCCTACGACAAGGTGCGTAATGACCGCGA
This is a stretch of genomic DNA from Mycolicibacter terrae. It encodes these proteins:
- the trpC gene encoding indole-3-glycerol phosphate synthase TrpC, which translates into the protein MSSATVLDSIIEGVCADVAAREAVVSLAQVKAAAEAMPAPRDVMAALREPGIAVIAEVKRASPSKGQLAAIADPAELACSYAEGGARAISVLTEQRRFNGSLADLDAVRAAVSIPVLRKDFIVRPYQIHEARAHGADMLLLIVAALEQQALVSMLDRTESLGMTALVEVHTEEEADRALTAGAKVIGVNARDLHTLEVDRDCFARIAPGLPTEVVKIAESGVRGTADLLAYAGAGADAVLVGEGLVTSGDPRAAVADLVSAGKHPSCPKSAR